One genomic segment of Desulforamulus reducens MI-1 includes these proteins:
- the rimM gene encoding ribosome maturation factor RimM (Essential for efficient processing of 16S rRNA), with amino-acid sequence MSEEYITVGKVVNTQGIQGEVRIIPTTDFPERFVKNDKISVLLRGQRRDYTIERVWEHKQFIIIKFSEIPDMTAAEKLKGGLLQVTMEELVPLPEGNYYIFQIVGLKVVDENEQELGTVAQVLQTGANDVYVVKRSEGKDILIPAIKSVVKEINITEGKMKVELLEGLI; translated from the coding sequence TTGTCAGAAGAGTACATAACCGTTGGAAAAGTTGTGAACACCCAGGGAATCCAGGGGGAGGTAAGGATCATTCCTACCACGGATTTTCCGGAACGATTTGTAAAAAATGATAAGATATCTGTTCTGCTCCGGGGTCAACGCAGGGATTATACCATTGAAAGAGTTTGGGAACACAAACAATTTATAATTATAAAATTTTCTGAAATTCCAGATATGACAGCCGCCGAAAAACTAAAGGGTGGACTACTACAAGTTACTATGGAGGAATTAGTTCCGCTGCCCGAAGGCAATTATTATATCTTTCAGATTGTTGGATTAAAAGTTGTTGATGAAAACGAACAGGAATTGGGAACCGTAGCCCAGGTATTACAAACCGGAGCCAACGATGTTTATGTGGTGAAAAGAAGTGAAGGAAAAGATATTTTAATTCCCGCCATTAAATCCGTTGTTAAGGAAATTAATATTACCGAAGGAAAAATGAAAGTCGAACTACTGGAAGGATTAATATAA
- a CDS encoding YlqD family protein: MLTITRPVMVKVRVTDQYKRMLAVEFQQKVTKLELELKQLEFQTGKLMEIAKKNPSAAEAALTQVEQEKQKRLDTRLMLLDKIKDVGKLVNGSEVLQGKVESFVQVQVGDDWNQLMNAEIILEDGKVVEIRALHPEG, encoded by the coding sequence ATGTTAACCATTACTCGCCCTGTTATGGTAAAGGTTCGTGTAACCGATCAATATAAAAGGATGTTAGCTGTGGAATTTCAACAAAAGGTAACAAAGCTGGAATTAGAACTCAAGCAATTGGAGTTTCAAACTGGTAAATTAATGGAAATTGCTAAGAAAAATCCCAGTGCAGCAGAGGCCGCCCTGACCCAGGTAGAGCAGGAAAAACAGAAACGATTGGATACCAGGCTTATGCTGTTGGATAAAATAAAAGATGTTGGAAAATTAGTCAATGGTTCCGAAGTCCTGCAGGGTAAAGTCGAGAGTTTTGTTCAAGTACAAGTGGGAGATGACTGGAACCAATTGATGAATGCCGAAATTATTCTTGAAGACGGAAAAGTGGTAGAAATTCGTGCTTTACATCCGGAGGGATAA
- a CDS encoding KH domain-containing protein: MKELVEILAKALVDQPDKVEVTMVEKERSVVIELRVAPEDMGKVIGKQGRIARAIRSVVKAAATKQRKKVVVEIV, translated from the coding sequence GTGAAAGAACTTGTAGAAATACTTGCCAAAGCCTTGGTAGATCAACCGGACAAAGTTGAGGTAACCATGGTGGAAAAGGAAAGATCCGTGGTTATTGAGCTTAGGGTGGCACCCGAAGATATGGGTAAAGTCATTGGTAAACAAGGGCGTATTGCCCGGGCCATTCGTTCGGTGGTTAAGGCTGCGGCAACAAAGCAGCGCAAAAAAGTTGTAGTTGAAATTGTTTAG
- the rpsP gene encoding 30S ribosomal protein S16 has translation MAVKIRLRRMGAKKNPFYRIVVADSRSPRDGRFIEEIGYYDPIKKPAEVKIDEAKAQDWLKKGAQLSDTAKSLFVKAGIIPGRAKTNEA, from the coding sequence ATGGCTGTTAAAATTCGTCTGAGACGTATGGGGGCTAAGAAAAACCCCTTTTACCGTATAGTGGTTGCCGATTCCCGTTCTCCACGTGACGGCCGTTTCATTGAGGAGATTGGTTATTATGATCCCATCAAGAAACCCGCTGAAGTAAAAATTGACGAGGCAAAGGCTCAAGATTGGTTAAAGAAAGGCGCCCAGCTTTCTGATACTGCCAAGTCACTGTTCGTAAAAGCCGGTATTATCCCAGGTCGGGCCAAGACCAATGAGGCCTAA
- the ffh gene encoding signal recognition particle protein: protein MFKGLGERLDEIFKSLKGKGRLTEDDVNHAMREVKMALLEADVNFKVVKEFVAQVKGRAVGQDVLESLSPAQQVIKIVRDELTELLGGTQAKINLSPKPPTIIMLVGLQGAGKTTTAGKLAKLLSKQGRRPLMVAGDIYRPAAIKQLQVLGDQLNIPVFSMGQENPVKIAQSAVEQANSTGRDLVIIDTAGRLHINEELMDELANIKSTVRPHEILLVVDAMTGQEAVNVADTFNQKLGLDGIVMTKLDGDARGGAALSVRKVTGTPIKFAGMGEKLDALEPFYPDRMADRILGMGDVLTLIEKAQANFDAEQAAKLNKKIRQADFNLEDFLEQMQQVKKLGPLEQVLGMIPGMGKLTKQLKDQQLDGKELAQVEAIIYSMTVWERHHPEKIDGSRKKRIARGSGTRVQDVNQLLKQFEQTRKMMKQISNMTKGGKKGKMKLPFFQ, encoded by the coding sequence ATGTTTAAGGGCTTAGGCGAACGACTGGATGAAATTTTCAAATCGTTAAAGGGTAAAGGACGCCTTACCGAAGATGATGTTAATCATGCTATGCGGGAAGTTAAGATGGCTCTCTTGGAGGCAGACGTTAACTTTAAGGTTGTTAAAGAATTTGTGGCTCAGGTAAAGGGAAGGGCTGTTGGACAGGATGTTTTGGAAAGTCTCAGCCCGGCCCAGCAAGTTATCAAAATTGTTAGGGACGAGTTAACAGAATTACTGGGCGGTACCCAGGCAAAGATAAATCTTTCACCTAAGCCCCCCACCATTATTATGCTGGTGGGTCTGCAGGGTGCTGGTAAAACCACCACAGCAGGCAAATTAGCAAAGCTATTAAGTAAGCAGGGGCGTCGGCCTTTAATGGTGGCTGGAGACATTTACCGCCCGGCTGCCATTAAGCAATTACAGGTTCTGGGTGATCAGCTAAATATTCCGGTATTTTCCATGGGACAAGAAAATCCCGTTAAAATTGCCCAATCAGCGGTGGAACAAGCCAACAGTACTGGTAGGGACTTAGTGATTATTGATACAGCGGGTCGACTACACATTAATGAAGAATTAATGGATGAACTGGCCAATATTAAATCTACTGTTAGGCCCCATGAAATCCTGCTGGTTGTAGATGCCATGACAGGTCAAGAAGCTGTTAATGTGGCGGATACCTTTAACCAAAAGCTTGGTTTAGATGGTATTGTTATGACCAAGCTAGACGGTGATGCCAGGGGTGGTGCTGCTTTATCCGTTAGGAAGGTAACTGGGACACCCATTAAGTTTGCCGGCATGGGCGAAAAATTAGATGCTTTGGAACCCTTTTACCCGGATCGCATGGCAGACCGGATTTTGGGCATGGGTGATGTCCTAACCCTAATCGAGAAGGCCCAGGCAAATTTTGATGCTGAGCAGGCTGCCAAATTAAACAAGAAAATTCGTCAGGCGGATTTTAATCTGGAGGATTTTTTGGAACAGATGCAGCAAGTAAAAAAGCTAGGTCCACTGGAACAAGTACTAGGTATGATTCCGGGTATGGGTAAATTAACCAAGCAGCTTAAAGATCAGCAACTGGATGGCAAAGAATTGGCACAAGTGGAAGCCATAATTTACTCTATGACTGTTTGGGAACGCCACCATCCTGAAAAGATCGATGGCAGCCGTAAAAAAAGGATTGCCCGGGGCAGTGGCACAAGGGTACAGGATGTAAATCAATTGTTAAAGCAGTTTGAACAAACAAGAAAGATGATGAAACAGATATCCAATATGACCAAGGGTGGCAAGAAGGGAAAAATGAAATTACCTTTCTTTCAATAA
- the ylxM gene encoding YlxM family DNA-binding protein, protein MKEFHKINLLNDYYGSLLTERQQNFIELYYGEDLSLGEIAEQYNVTRQAVHDTLKRAEQTLTNYEEKLGLVSKFSQESKSLVEVINLLDGYESGEAPEGLEKSKGILKKILEKRQDL, encoded by the coding sequence TTGAAAGAGTTTCATAAAATTAATCTTCTAAATGACTATTATGGCAGCCTCTTAACAGAAAGACAGCAAAATTTTATTGAATTGTATTATGGAGAAGATTTATCACTGGGCGAAATAGCAGAACAATACAATGTGACCCGGCAGGCTGTTCATGATACATTAAAGAGAGCCGAGCAGACCTTAACAAACTATGAAGAAAAACTGGGACTGGTCAGTAAGTTTAGTCAGGAATCCAAGTCCTTGGTAGAAGTAATAAATCTGCTTGATGGATACGAATCGGGTGAGGCACCCGAAGGATTGGAAAAATCCAAAGGCATACTAAAAAAAATATTAGAAAAACGCCAGGATCTTTAA
- a CDS encoding aspartate aminotransferase family protein: MAPINLEQALGLSQGEIKEMHSQYVNASLVTLLSLINFDTPFISAQGVSVFDDQGNEYLDFLGAYGALNLGHNHPQILDAIQRVKTMPNLLQSSINGITAALAHNLSHLTPGNLQRSFFCNSGAEAVEGALKLARIATGRQKFVHCHNSFHGKTFGALSVTGREKYQQPFRPLIAPSIGVPFGDLEALQDHLRSRDVAAFIVEPIQGEGGILEPPKGYLAKAKNLCAQYGSLIIADEVQTGFGRTGALFACETEKLVPDILCLAKSLGGGVMPIGAYITTDEIWRKAYGTMEKALLHTSTFGGNTTACAAALKTIEVIMEQDLCQQAREKGSYFLTHLNNLKEKYPLLKDVRGRGLMIGLEFQPPERISGKYSLKFTMNVINKLAQAYMGSLVAGELLNKHQIITAYTLNNPNVIRLEPPLIVTYEQLDRVLDALEEVLSNHTGFFSMVGSGAKNIISKLTHTKS; encoded by the coding sequence ATGGCTCCCATCAATCTTGAGCAGGCCCTTGGGTTATCCCAGGGAGAAATTAAAGAAATGCACAGTCAGTATGTAAACGCCAGTCTGGTTACCCTGTTAAGTCTTATTAATTTTGATACGCCATTTATTTCCGCCCAGGGTGTGTCCGTCTTTGATGATCAGGGCAATGAATATCTGGATTTCCTGGGTGCCTACGGCGCTTTAAACCTGGGTCACAATCATCCACAAATTCTGGATGCAATCCAAAGGGTTAAAACAATGCCCAACTTGCTGCAATCCTCCATCAATGGTATTACAGCTGCTCTAGCCCATAATTTATCCCATTTGACCCCTGGAAATCTCCAGCGCTCCTTTTTTTGTAACAGTGGTGCCGAAGCTGTGGAAGGTGCTTTAAAGTTAGCAAGGATTGCCACCGGCAGACAAAAATTTGTTCATTGTCATAATTCCTTTCATGGTAAGACCTTTGGTGCTTTATCCGTCACCGGCAGGGAAAAATACCAACAGCCCTTCCGTCCATTAATTGCACCTTCTATAGGGGTTCCCTTTGGTGATCTGGAAGCTCTTCAGGATCATCTTAGATCAAGGGATGTGGCTGCCTTCATTGTGGAACCGATCCAAGGGGAAGGGGGTATCCTAGAACCTCCTAAGGGATATTTAGCTAAGGCTAAAAATCTATGTGCCCAATATGGTTCTCTCATCATTGCCGATGAAGTTCAAACAGGTTTTGGCCGCACCGGAGCTCTCTTTGCTTGTGAGACTGAAAAACTGGTGCCAGACATTCTCTGCCTAGCTAAATCATTGGGTGGTGGTGTAATGCCCATCGGGGCCTATATAACCACCGATGAAATATGGCGAAAGGCTTACGGTACAATGGAAAAAGCGCTGCTCCACACTTCTACCTTTGGAGGAAACACCACTGCTTGTGCTGCAGCATTAAAAACCATTGAGGTTATTATGGAGCAAGATCTGTGTCAACAGGCGCGCGAAAAAGGTAGTTATTTTTTGACTCATTTAAATAATCTAAAGGAAAAATACCCCTTGTTAAAGGATGTCCGGGGTCGTGGTTTAATGATTGGGTTAGAGTTCCAGCCGCCCGAAAGAATCTCAGGCAAATATTCTCTTAAATTCACCATGAATGTTATCAACAAACTGGCCCAAGCATACATGGGTAGTCTGGTGGCTGGAGAATTGCTGAACAAACACCAGATTATTACTGCCTATACCCTAAACAACCCTAACGTTATCCGTTTGGAACCACCTTTGATTGTCACCTATGAACAATTGGATCGTGTTCTCGACGCTTTGGAAGAAGTGTTATCCAATCACACCGGATTTTTTAGCATGGTCGGTTCCGGTGCTAAAAATATTATCTCGAAACTAACGCATACTAAATCCTAA